The Aggregicoccus sp. 17bor-14 genome contains the following window.
CTCGAACCTCACCAGCCAGGTGCGCAACATCGCGCTGGTGACGACGGCGGTCGCGAACGGCGACCTCTCCAAGAAGATCACCGTCGATGCGAAGGGCGAGATCCTCGAGCTGAAGAACACCATCAACATCATGGTGGACCAGCTGAACTCCTTCGCCGGCGAGGTGACCCGCGTCGCGAAGGAGGTGGGTACCGAGGGCAAGCTGGGCGGTCAGGCCGAGGTGCGCGGCGTGAGCGGCACCTGGAAGGACCTCACGGACAACGTGAACTTCATGGCCCGCAACCTCACCACGCAGGTGCGCGGCATCGTGAAGGTGGTGACCGCGGTCGCCAACGGTGACCTCCGCCAGAAGCTGGTCGTCGAGGCGAAGGGCGAGGTGGCGGCGCTCGCCGACACCATCAACGCCATGACGGACACGCTCTCCATCTTCGCCGAGCAGGTCTCCACGGTGGCCCGCGAGGTGGGCGTCGAGGGGAAGCTGGGCGGCCAGGCCCGCGTGCCCGGCGTCGCTGGCACCTGGAAGGACCTCACCGACAACGTGAACTTCATGGCGTCCAACCTGACCACCCAGGTGCGCGGCATCGTGAAGGTGGTGACGGCCGTTGCGAACGGCGACCTGAGCCAGAAGCTCGTCGTCGAGGCGAAGGGTGAGGTGGCCGCGCTCGCGGACACCATCAACGGGATGACCGACACGCTGGGCACCTTCGCCGAGCAGGTGACGACGGTGGCCCGCGAGGTGGGTATCGAAGGAAAGCTCGGCGGTCAGGCGAAGGTGCCGGGCGCGATGGGCACCTGGCGCCAGCTCACGGACAACGTGAACCAGCTGGCCGGCACGCTCACCAGCCAGCTGCGCGCCATCTCGGACGTGGCCACCGCGGTGACCAAGGGTGACCTCACCCGCAGCATCACGGTCGTCGCCGAGGGCGAGGTCGCGGCGCTGAAGGACAACATCAACCAGATGATCTTCAACCTGCGTGAGACCACGCAGAAGAACCAGGAGCAGGACTGGCTGAAGACGAACCTCGCCAAGTTCGGCGGGATGATGCAGGGCCAGAAGAACCTGGAGGCGGTGAGCCGGCTCATCATGAGCGAGCTCACGCCGCTGGTGAGCGCGCACCACGGTGCCTTCTTCCTGATGGACCAGGAGGGCAGCACCCCCACGCTCAAGCTCACCAGCACCTACGCGTACCGGGAGCGCAAGCACCTCTCCAACCGCTTCCACCTGGGCGAGAGCCTGGTGGGTCAGTGCGCGCTGGAGAAGAAGACCATCCTGCTCACCAAGGTCCCCAGCGACTACATCACCATCAGCTCGGGCCTCGGTGAGTCCGCGCCGCTCAACATCATCGTCCTCCCGGTCCTGTTCGAGGGCCAGGTGAAGGCGGTGATCGAGCTCGCGTCCTTCCACCCCTTCAGCACCATCCACCAGATCTTCCTGGACCAGCTCACCGAGAGCATCGGCGTGGTCCTGAACATGATCATGGCGAACATGCGCACCGAGGAGCTGCTGCAGCAGTCGCAGAGCCTCACGCAGGAGCTGCAGAGCCAGTCCAAGGAGCTCACGCAGCAGCAGGAGGAGCTCAAGCGCACGAACACGGAGCTCGAGGCCCAGGCGCTCGAGCTGGAGGAGAAGGCGAAGCAGCTCGAGGAGCAGAACAGCCGCGTCGAGGTGAAGAACCGCGAGGTGGAGCTCGCGCGCGCGAGCCTCGAGGAGAAGGCCGAGCAGCTCAGCCTCATCTCCAAGTACAAGAGCGAGTTCCTCGCCAACATGAGCCACGAGCTGCGCACGCCGCTCAACAGCCTGCTCATCCTCGCGAAGCTGCTCGCGGACAACAAGGAGCAGAACCTCAGCCAGAAGCAGGTGGAGTACGCGAACACCATCTACGCTTCGGGTGGGGACCTGCTCAGCCTCATCAACGAGATCCTCGACCTGAGCAAGGTCGAGGCCGGCAAGATGCAGGTCGAGCCGCGCGACATCGTGCTCGGCGAGCTCAACGAGTTCGTGGACCGGTCCTTCCGTCCGGTCGCGGAGCAGAAGGGGCTCACCTTCACCACGGAGATCGCCCCCAACGTCCCGCGCCACATCCGCACGGACCCGCAGCGCCTGCAGCAGGTGCTCAAGAACCTGCTCAGCAACGCGTTCAAGTTCACGGACACGGGCAGCGTGAAGCTGAAGGTGGCGCTCGTCCCGAGCGCCGCGGGCTTCGAGAGCGAGGTGCTCAAGCGCGCCCAGAACGCCATCGCGTTCAGCGTGACGGACACCGGCATCGGCATCCCCAAGGCCAAGCAGAAGATCATCTTCGAGGCCTTCCAGCAGGCGGACGGCAGCACCGCGCGCAAGTACGGCGGCACGGGCCTGGGCCTGTCCATCAGCCGCGAGATCACGCGCCTGCTGGGCGGCGAGATCCGCCTGGAGAGCCAGCCGGGCAAGGGCAGCACCTTCACCCTCTTCCTGCCGCCCGAGTACGTGGCGCCCGCGGAGGAGGTGCCGGCGGAGAAGCCGCAGCTGTCCGGCACGCCGCAGCCGCTGCCTCCCCTGCGCGCGCCCGCGCCGCAGCAGCCGGCGGCCGCGCCCGAGTCGCACGTGCTCGACAGCGCGCTGCCGCCCACGCTCGAGACCCCGCCCCTGCAGCCGCTCGAGGACGACCGCGAGCACATCCGCGAGGGCGACCGCGTCCTGCTCATCATCGAGGACGACGTGAAGTTCGCCCGCATCATGGTGCAGATGGCGCGCGAGAAGGGCTTCAAGGCCCTGTGCGCCACCCGCGGTGACACCGGCCTCGCCATGGCCAACGAGCACCAGCCGGACGCCATCACCCTGGACATCCAGCTGCCCGTGGTGGACGGCTGGAGCGTGCTGGACCGCCTCAAGCGCAACCCGCGCACCCGCCACATCCCGGTGCACGTGATCAGCGTGATGGACAAGCTGCGCGGCAACGCCCAGGGCGCCTTCGGCTACCTGGAGAAGCCGGTGAGCCAGGAGGGCCTGGAGCGCGTGTTCAGCCAGCTCTCGCGCTTCCTGGAGCGCAAGGAGCGCCGGCTGCTGCTCATCGAGGACGACGACACGCAGCGCGAGAGCATCACCCGCCTGCTCGGCGAGGGCGACGACGTGAAGGTCACGGCGGTGCCCACCGGCGAGGAGGCGATGAAGATGCTGGAGACGGGCGAATACGACTGCCTCGTGGTGGACCTGCTGCTGCCGGACGTGGACGGCATCCGCCTGGTCGAGGAGGTGAAGACCCAGCACCGCTTCCGCGACCTGCCGGTGGTGGTCTACACGGGCAAGGAGCTCAGCTCGAAGGACGAGGCGCGGCTCAAGAAGTACACGGGCAGCGTCATCCTCAAGAGCGGCAGCCGCAGCCCCGAGCAGCTGGTGGCGGACACCGCGCTGTTCCTGCACCGCATCGACGAGAACCTGCCGGAGAAGACCCGCCAGGCGCTCGCCCAGCGGCGCGACGGCGGCAGCGAGGCGGACCTCTCGGGCCGCAAGGTGCTCGTGGTGGACGACGACATGCGCAACATCTTCGCCCTCACCAGCGTGCTCGAGAACCAGGGCATGCAGGTGGTCTTCGCGGAGAACGGGCGCGCCGGCATCGAGGCGCTCGAGGCCCACCGGGACGTGGACGTGGTCCTCATGGACGTGATGATGCCGGAGATGGACGGCTACGAGACGATGCGGGCCATCCGCAACGACCTCAAGCACGCGAGCCTGCCCATCATCGCCATCACCGCGAAGGCGCTGAAGGACGACCGCGAGAAGTGCATCGCGGCCGGCGCGAGCGACTACCTGCCCAAGCCGGTGGACACCGACAAGCTCCTGGAGCTCATCCGCCTGTGGGTGCACGCGTAGCGCACACGACTGATCGCTAGCACACGCGCCCCGCCGGCCGGCCTTCTGCTCGGCGGGGCGCGTGCCTAGCCTCTCTGCCGGCGCGCTCGCCTGCGCCCGGCATCCCGCAGAGCTGCCGAGACCTCCCACCTTGGACCTTCGCCGAAGCCCCGCAATGCCCCCTCCCGAGCCCAGTCCCAGCCCCGAGCGCAGCGCTGCTGCCCCGCGGCCCGGCGCGCGTGCCCGGGCGGCCATCCTCATGGTGGACGACCACCCGTCCAACCTGCTCGCGCTCGAGGCCATCCTCGAGCCGCTGGGCCAGGAGCTGGTCAAGGCCCACAGCGGCGAGGAGGCGCTCAAGCAGCTGCTGCGCCGCGACTTCGCCGCCATCCTGATGGACGTGCAGATGCCCGGCCTGGACGGCTTCCAGACCGCGGCCCTCATCAAGCAGCGCGAGCGCACCCGCACCGTCCCCATCCTCTTCCTCACCGCGCTCAGCCGCGACGCGGCCCACGTCTTCAAGGGCTACGCGCACGGCGCGGTGGACTACCTGCTCAAGCCCTTCGACCCGGAGATCCTCCGCTCCAAGGTCAGCGTCTTCGTGGATCTGTTCCTCAAGGAGCAGCAGATCCAGCGCCAGGCGGAGCTCTTGCGCCAGCGCGAGCGCGAGGCCCTGGAGCGCGCGAGCGAGCAGCGCTTCCGAGGCCTCATCGACGCCATGCCCCACAACGTGTGGGTGCTCGCGCCCTCGGGCGAGGTGCAGTACGCGAACCGCGCCTGGCAGGAGTACGCCCAGGTGGGCCCCACCGCGAGCGTGGAGGAGGCGATCGCCACCGTGGTGCACCCGGACGACCGGGTGCGCGCGCTCGCCCAGTGGAAGGGCGCCCAGCACGCAGTCCCCAAGCCCTTCGAGCTGGAGTGGCGGCTGCGGCGCGCGGACGGCGTGTACCGCTGGCACCTCGCGCGCGCGGTGCCCCAGAAGGACGAGGAGGGCACCTTCACCGGCTGGCTCGCCACCGCCACGGACATCGACGACAAGAAGCGCGCCGAGGAGGCGCGCGCCCGCTTCAAGACCACTCTGGACGCGACCCTGGACTTCGTCCTCATGTTCAGCCCGGACACGCTCGCGCTCACCTACGCGAACGCGGGCGCCGCGCGCCAGCTCGGCTACAGCGTGGAGGAGCTGCTGGGCCAGAGCGTGCTCGGCTTCGAGGCGGAGCGCGACGAGGCCGCCCTGCGCGCCCTCATCGCGCCGCTGCTCTCCGGGGCGCAGGCGAGCCAGAACTACGCCACCCACTACCGCCGCCGCGATGGGGCCCGGGTGCCGGTGGAGGTGGTGCTGCAGTACGTGGCCACGGACGGCGGCAGCGGGCGCTGCGTGTCGGTGGCGCGCGACATCACCGAGCACCTGCGCGCCGAGGCCGCGCTGCGCCACGCGAGCGAGGCGAAGGACGCCTTCCTCGCCGCGGCGTCCCACGAGCTGCGCACCCCGCTCGCCGCGGCGAAGGGGCACGCGCACCTCGCGCTGCTCAAGATGGGCGCGGACACCGAGACCGGGCCCGGCAAGAGCCTGAAGATCATCAACCGGCAGATCGACCGGATGGCGAAGCTGGTGGAGGACCTGCTGGACATCAGCCGCCTGCAGGCGGGCCGCCTCAGCCTGGAGCTCGAGCGCTTCGACCTGGGCACCCTGGTGCGCGAGACCTGCGAGCGCATGGCCGTGCTCAGCGGCGAGCACCACCTCCAGATCCAGGCCCCCGAGCACCTCGAGGGCGCGTGGGACCGCGGGCGCCTGGACCAGGTGCTGACGAACCTGGTCTCCAACGCCATCCGCTACTCCCCCGAGGGCGGCACCGTGCTGGTGCAGCTGCAGGAGGAGGAGGGGGGAGACGCCGTGCACCTGTCCGTGAAGGACTCGGGCGTGGGCATCCCCAAGGAGAAGCAGGCGGTCATCTTCGAGCGCTTCGGGCGCGCCCACGGCAGCCGCTACGGCGGCCTCGGCCTCGGGCTCACCATCACCCAGGGCATCGTCGAGCAGCACGGCGGGCGCATCTGGGTGGAGAGCGCGGGCGTGGAGGGCCAGGGCAGCACCTTCCACGTGTTGCTGCCGCGCGAGACCTCCGCCCTGCAGGCGAACGACACCGAGCCCCAGGCGCAGCTGAGCTGACTACCTGCGGGCGGCCGCCGTCGCCGCCCGCACCCGCGCCCGCGTGAGCAGGAGCACCGCGGCGAGGATGATGCCCATGGCCACCACGGTCCAGGGCCCCAGCCGCTCTCCGGCGAAGAGCACGCCGAGCAGCACGGCGATGGCCGGGTTCACGTACGCGTAGCTCGTGGCGAGCGCGGGCCGCGCGTTGCGCAGCAGGTAGCCGTACGCGCTGAACGCCACGAGGCTGCCGAACACGACGAGGTAGAGGAAGGAGCCGAGGGCGCGCGGCGTGGGGGAGAGCGGCCACGGCTCCCGCAGGACGCGCGAGAGCAGCAGCGCCGCCGCGCCGCCGCACAGCATCTGCGCGGCGGTGGCCATGAGCCCAGGCGGCAGGGGCAGGCGCCGGCTCCACACGCTGCCGAAGGCCCACGCTGCCGGGGCGACGAGCAGGGCGACCGCGCCCAGCGCGCTGCCGCTCAGGCCGCCCCCGGCGTTGAGCAGCACGATGCCCGCGAAGCCGAGCAGGAGGCCCCAGCGCTCGGCGGTGCCCGGCCACTGGCCCCACAGCCCGCTGAAGAGCGCGGCCCACAGGGGCATGGAGCCCACCACCACCGCGGCGATGCCCGAGGGCAGGGTCTGCTCGCCCACCGCGACGGCGCCGTTGCCCACGGTGAGCAGGAGGAAGCCGGTGAGGGCGCTCGCGCCCCACTGCCGCCGGGTGGGCAGGGCGTGGCCGCGCACCTTGAGCGCCATCAGCAGCACGCTGCCGGCGAACAGGAAGCGCAGGCCCGCCATGGTGAAGGGGGCGAAGGACTCGAGCGCGAAGCGCATCCCCAGGTAGGTGGAGCCCCAGATGACGTAGAGCGCGAGGAGGCACAGCAGCACCAGGCCGGGGCGCGCGGGCGGCTCGAGGGTGGCCGCAGCGGCGTCGGGCGGGGCAGGGGGCTCGGGGGCGGCGCGGGCGGGGGCGGGCATGGTTGGCGCCAGCGTGTACCGCACCGCGCCCACGCGCTGCGATCCGCTTCGTGCGGTTGTATGGCCCGCCCCGGGCGAAATGGCCCTTTCCCCTGCCTGCCTGCCCGCCTGTCCGGCGCGGGGGATTGAACGGACGGGGGGACCTTCTTAAGCTTCTGACATCCCTGGCGCTTTTCACGCGCGCCGCGCGGGCGCCAGGCAAGGGAGTGTGAGCTCGGGATGTCGCCGGAAGAGCTGGGCCTGGGTGAGCGGGAGCGCGAGGTGCTGCGCGCGGTCGTCCAGGAGTACATCGCCACGGGCGGCCCCGTGGGCAGCCAGCAGCTCACCCGCCGGGCCGAGTTCGACGTGTCCTCGGCCACGATGCGCAACGTGCTCGCGGACCTGGAGGCGCTCGGCTACCTGGAGAAGCCGCACACCAGCGCGGGCCGCGTGCCCACCGACCGCGGCTACCGCTTCTACGTGGACACGCTGGTGCGGCTGAAGGACCCGGGGCCGCGCGAGCGCGAGCTCATCGAGCAGGGCATCGCGCAGGAGGCCGGGGTGGGAGAGACCCTGCAGGAGGCCTCGAAGATCCTGCACTCGCTCACCCGCCACGCGGGCGTGGTGCTCACCCCGCGCGCGGCGGCCACGCTGCTGCAGCGGCTCGAGTTCGTGCGCCTGCGCGAGAACCGCGTCCTCGCGGTGCTGGTGGGCGCGGGCGGGCAGGTGCAGAACAAGGTGCTCACGGTGGACTTCGCGCTGAGTGCGGACGAGCTGGTGCGCGCCTCCAACTACCTGAGCGAGCTCTTGCGCGAAGTCCCGCTGGAGCGCGCGCACGAGCGCATCCGCACGGAGATGGAGCAGGAGCAGGCGCTCTACAACGCGCTCACCGCGAAGGCGCTGAAGCTGGGCGTGGCGGCAACCGAGGCGAGCAGCGAGGGCAGCGCGCAGCAGGAGGAGCGGGTGCTCATCGAGGGCACGGGCTCGTTCCTGGAGAGCCCGGAGTTCGCGGACGTGGAGCGCATGCGCGCGCTGTTCCGGGCGCTGGGCGAGAAGCACAAGCTGCTCGCGCTGCTGGACCGGGTGCAGCGCGCGAAGGAGATGCAGATCTTCATCGGCACGGAGAGCGAGTTCTCCAGCGCGCCGGACGTGACGGTCATCGCGAGCCCCTACGGCACGCGCGACACGGTGCTGGGCACGGTGGGCGTCATCGGCCCCACCCGCATGAACTACCAGCGCATCATCCCGCTGGTGAACTTCACCGCGCAGGTGCTGGGCCGGGTGCTCGAGTAGCGCCCGCTGCGCTACACTCGGCGCATGTCGTTCTTCTGGTACCTGATGGTGACGCTGTTCGGCGCGCTCGGCGCGCTCTGTCTGCTGCGCGTGCTCGAGCGGCTGGCCTTCGGCGGCGGCAGTGGCGCGCTCAGCATGCAGGCCGGAATGGGAATCGGCTTCCTCCTGCTCGCCCACAAGAGCCTGCGCAAGGCGCAGACGCTGCGCCGTCCGGCGAGCCCGCGCGCCGCGCCGCTCCCGCGCGAGTAGGGTGCTAGGGCTTCGGCTGCGCGGGCGGCTCCGGGATGGAGGAGCGCGCGGTCTTGCCCGAGCCGATGACTGCCTCGGCGCGCAGCTCCATCGGAGCCTCCTTGGAGAAGAGCGCGGGCGTCGCCACCGCCGTCCACGCCGGGTAGTTCTTCTTGAAGAACTCGCGGTGCACGCGCAGCACCGGCTCCACGCGCTTGTCGAACTCGGCCTGGTCTTTCGCCACGTGGAAGCTGGTGAGCTCCACCACGTCGTCCAGCGTCGCGCCCGCGGCCTCGAGGTGGCGCTTGAGCTGCTCGAAGGCCCAGCGGATCTTCGCCTCCTCCGTGTCCCCCACGGCGGCGGGGATGCCGGAGATGATGACCCGGTTCCCCACCTTGAGCACCGGCGTGTAGTGGAGCCGGTGGTACGAGCCCTCCCAGCCCTTGGGCGCGAGGTGCTCGCGCGTGACCTTGGGGGCCTGTGCGAGCGCGGCGGTGGAGAGGAGCAGGACGAGGGAAGCAGCGGTTGCGTGCATGGGGGCCTCCGAGGGGTGTGCAAGCCCAGAAGCCCACACTGCGCCCCGCATTCCCGAAGAGGCACTGTGCCTGCGGACAGCGTTCGTGCGCGGACGCCTAGTGCCGCTCGGGGGCGTACACGCGCAGGGCGCCCGGCTGCACCTCGAAGCGCATGGGCGTCTGGCCCACCAGCTCGCCGTCCGCGTTCACGTCCTGCACGGGCTCCGCGCTGAGCTCGAGCCCGCGCGTGCGCAGCGTCACCACCTGCGGGTGCTCCACGTGCTCGCCCTTCTTGAGCTTCAGGGCGATGCTCGCGAGCGTGCCCAGGTCGCGCAGGTGCCCGAGGCCGGTGTCCTCCTGCCCGGCCTCGCACGCGGGCGACACCACCGCGTACACGTCGAGCCGCCGGTCATCGAGCGTGCCGTCCGGGCTCACCACGTTGCCCGCCCCGTGGTAGCGGCCGTTGCCCACCACCAGCTGCAGCACCTCGGAGTCCAGCGTCTCGCCCTCCACGGTGCGCAGCCGCACGCGGAAGGCCTCGTGGCCCCAGGCCTCGGCGGCCGCCGCCACGGGGTAGGCGAGCTTGCCCGCCTTCTGCTTCAGCTCCTTCGTCAGCCGCTTCGCGATCGCGCTGGCGAGCCCGAGGCTCGCGGCGTTCAGGAAGGGGCGTCCGTTGGCGAGCCCCACGTCCACCTTCACCGTGAAGCCGCGCGCGATGGCGTCGCACGCGGCCTCCAGCGTGGGGGC
Protein-coding sequences here:
- a CDS encoding PAS domain S-box protein, whose product is MPPPEPSPSPERSAAAPRPGARARAAILMVDDHPSNLLALEAILEPLGQELVKAHSGEEALKQLLRRDFAAILMDVQMPGLDGFQTAALIKQRERTRTVPILFLTALSRDAAHVFKGYAHGAVDYLLKPFDPEILRSKVSVFVDLFLKEQQIQRQAELLRQREREALERASEQRFRGLIDAMPHNVWVLAPSGEVQYANRAWQEYAQVGPTASVEEAIATVVHPDDRVRALAQWKGAQHAVPKPFELEWRLRRADGVYRWHLARAVPQKDEEGTFTGWLATATDIDDKKRAEEARARFKTTLDATLDFVLMFSPDTLALTYANAGAARQLGYSVEELLGQSVLGFEAERDEAALRALIAPLLSGAQASQNYATHYRRRDGARVPVEVVLQYVATDGGSGRCVSVARDITEHLRAEAALRHASEAKDAFLAAASHELRTPLAAAKGHAHLALLKMGADTETGPGKSLKIINRQIDRMAKLVEDLLDISRLQAGRLSLELERFDLGTLVRETCERMAVLSGEHHLQIQAPEHLEGAWDRGRLDQVLTNLVSNAIRYSPEGGTVLVQLQEEEGGDAVHLSVKDSGVGIPKEKQAVIFERFGRAHGSRYGGLGLGLTITQGIVEQHGGRIWVESAGVEGQGSTFHVLLPRETSALQANDTEPQAQLS
- a CDS encoding lipid kinase; this encodes MTESEAALSHPPRQESPLLEAGPAVLLVNTRSRSGREAFEQAQALLAERGVALTEALAVTRPQRLPKLVDAALAAGARRVLVGGGDGTLSCAAARLVGRDAVLGVLPLGTANDFARNLGLAPTLEAACDAIARGFTVKVDVGLANGRPFLNAASLGLASAIAKRLTKELKQKAGKLAYPVAAAAEAWGHEAFRVRLRTVEGETLDSEVLQLVVGNGRYHGAGNVVSPDGTLDDRRLDVYAVVSPACEAGQEDTGLGHLRDLGTLASIALKLKKGEHVEHPQVVTLRTRGLELSAEPVQDVNADGELVGQTPMRFEVQPGALRVYAPERH
- the yedA gene encoding drug/metabolite exporter YedA, with the protein product MPAPARAAPEPPAPPDAAAATLEPPARPGLVLLCLLALYVIWGSTYLGMRFALESFAPFTMAGLRFLFAGSVLLMALKVRGHALPTRRQWGASALTGFLLLTVGNGAVAVGEQTLPSGIAAVVVGSMPLWAALFSGLWGQWPGTAERWGLLLGFAGIVLLNAGGGLSGSALGAVALLVAPAAWAFGSVWSRRLPLPPGLMATAAQMLCGGAAALLLSRVLREPWPLSPTPRALGSFLYLVVFGSLVAFSAYGYLLRNARPALATSYAYVNPAIAVLLGVLFAGERLGPWTVVAMGIILAAVLLLTRARVRAATAAARR
- the hrcA gene encoding heat-inducible transcriptional repressor HrcA, with protein sequence MSPEELGLGEREREVLRAVVQEYIATGGPVGSQQLTRRAEFDVSSATMRNVLADLEALGYLEKPHTSAGRVPTDRGYRFYVDTLVRLKDPGPRERELIEQGIAQEAGVGETLQEASKILHSLTRHAGVVLTPRAAATLLQRLEFVRLRENRVLAVLVGAGGQVQNKVLTVDFALSADELVRASNYLSELLREVPLERAHERIRTEMEQEQALYNALTAKALKLGVAATEASSEGSAQQEERVLIEGTGSFLESPEFADVERMRALFRALGEKHKLLALLDRVQRAKEMQIFIGTESEFSSAPDVTVIASPYGTRDTVLGTVGVIGPTRMNYQRIIPLVNFTAQVLGRVLE
- a CDS encoding HAMP domain-containing protein, which produces MHDGDFSVRMPAQPEDPVLGEIASAFNAVADLNAALTSETVRVERVVGREGRMAERVVLPNMKGEWATRVNSINALIADLVQPTTEVARVLVAVAEGDLTQKMALEIDGQQVKGEFLRIGTTVNAMVDQLSAFAAEVTRVAKEVGSDGKLGGQAEVPEASGTWRDLTDNVNLMANNLTTQVRNIAEVTTAVAKGDLSKKITVDARGEMLELKSTINTMVDQLNSFAGEVTRVAREVGTEGKLGGQADVRGVSGTWKDLTDNVNFMASNLTTQVRGIVKVVTAVANGDLSQKLMVPSQGEIAALGATLNNMTETLSIFAQQVTSVARTVGVEGKLGAQAEVPGVAGTWKDLTNNVNLLANNLTAQVRNIAEVTTAVAKGDLSKKITVDAKGEVLELKSTINTMVDQLNSFAGEVTRVAKEVGTEGRLGGQAQVPGVSGTWKDLTDNVNFMASNLTSQVRNIALVTTAVANGDLSKKITVDAKGEILELKNTINTMVDQLNSFAGEVTRVAREVGTHGKLGGQAEVKGVAGTWKDLTDNVNFMASNLTTQVRGIAKVVTAVANGDLTQRLKVEAKGEVAALADTINAMTETLSTFAQQVTDVARTVGVEGKLGAQAEVPGVAGTWKDLTNNVNLLANNLTAQVRNIAEVTTAVAKGDLSKKITVDARGEVLQLKDTINIMVDQLRSFAGEVTRVAKEVGTEGKLGGQADVKGVSGVWKDLTDNVNVMASNLTTQVRGIVKVVTAVAGGDLSQKLVVEAKGEIAALADTLNAMTKTLSIFAQQVTSVARTVGVEGKLGAQAEVPGVAGTWKDLTDNVNLLANNLTAQVRNIAEVTTAVANGDLSKKITVDVRGEVLELKNTINTMVDQLRSFAGEVTRVAKEVGTEGKLGGQAEVKGVSGTWKDLTDNVNVLAGNLTDQVRNIAKVTTAVANGDLSQKITVSVKGEVLELKNTINTMVDQLNSFASEVTRVAKEVGTEGKLGGQAQVKGVSGTWKDLTDNVNVLAGNLTDQVRNIAKVTTAVANGDLSQKITVEARGEVLQLKDTVNTMVDQLRSFAGEVTRVAKEVGTDGKLGGQADVKGVSGVWKDLTDNVNFMASNLTSQVRNIALVTTAVANGDLSKKITVDAKGEILELKNTINIMVDQLNSFAGEVTRVAKEVGTEGKLGGQAEVRGVSGTWKDLTDNVNFMARNLTTQVRGIVKVVTAVANGDLRQKLVVEAKGEVAALADTINAMTDTLSIFAEQVSTVAREVGVEGKLGGQARVPGVAGTWKDLTDNVNFMASNLTTQVRGIVKVVTAVANGDLSQKLVVEAKGEVAALADTINGMTDTLGTFAEQVTTVAREVGIEGKLGGQAKVPGAMGTWRQLTDNVNQLAGTLTSQLRAISDVATAVTKGDLTRSITVVAEGEVAALKDNINQMIFNLRETTQKNQEQDWLKTNLAKFGGMMQGQKNLEAVSRLIMSELTPLVSAHHGAFFLMDQEGSTPTLKLTSTYAYRERKHLSNRFHLGESLVGQCALEKKTILLTKVPSDYITISSGLGESAPLNIIVLPVLFEGQVKAVIELASFHPFSTIHQIFLDQLTESIGVVLNMIMANMRTEELLQQSQSLTQELQSQSKELTQQQEELKRTNTELEAQALELEEKAKQLEEQNSRVEVKNREVELARASLEEKAEQLSLISKYKSEFLANMSHELRTPLNSLLILAKLLADNKEQNLSQKQVEYANTIYASGGDLLSLINEILDLSKVEAGKMQVEPRDIVLGELNEFVDRSFRPVAEQKGLTFTTEIAPNVPRHIRTDPQRLQQVLKNLLSNAFKFTDTGSVKLKVALVPSAAGFESEVLKRAQNAIAFSVTDTGIGIPKAKQKIIFEAFQQADGSTARKYGGTGLGLSISREITRLLGGEIRLESQPGKGSTFTLFLPPEYVAPAEEVPAEKPQLSGTPQPLPPLRAPAPQQPAAAPESHVLDSALPPTLETPPLQPLEDDREHIREGDRVLLIIEDDVKFARIMVQMAREKGFKALCATRGDTGLAMANEHQPDAITLDIQLPVVDGWSVLDRLKRNPRTRHIPVHVISVMDKLRGNAQGAFGYLEKPVSQEGLERVFSQLSRFLERKERRLLLIEDDDTQRESITRLLGEGDDVKVTAVPTGEEAMKMLETGEYDCLVVDLLLPDVDGIRLVEEVKTQHRFRDLPVVVYTGKELSSKDEARLKKYTGSVILKSGSRSPEQLVADTALFLHRIDENLPEKTRQALAQRRDGGSEADLSGRKVLVVDDDMRNIFALTSVLENQGMQVVFAENGRAGIEALEAHRDVDVVLMDVMMPEMDGYETMRAIRNDLKHASLPIIAITAKALKDDREKCIAAGASDYLPKPVDTDKLLELIRLWVHA
- a CDS encoding Rid family hydrolase, which gives rise to MHATAASLVLLLSTAALAQAPKVTREHLAPKGWEGSYHRLHYTPVLKVGNRVIISGIPAAVGDTEEAKIRWAFEQLKRHLEAAGATLDDVVELTSFHVAKDQAEFDKRVEPVLRVHREFFKKNYPAWTAVATPALFSKEAPMELRAEAVIGSGKTARSSIPEPPAQPKP